The Vespula vulgaris chromosome 12, iyVesVulg1.1, whole genome shotgun sequence genome window below encodes:
- the LOC127068164 gene encoding pre-mRNA-processing factor 19, which yields MALSCAISNEVPEHPVLSPVSGSIFEKRLIEKYVTENGVDPITGKELTIDQLIDVKTTPIVKPKPPSATSIPAILKILQDEWDAVMLHSFTLRQQLQTARQELSHALYQHDAACRVIARLTKEVTAAREALATLKPQAGIVQATVIPQPAVAVEAGGTAAQPMEQAGITDDVIQKLQERATVLTQERKRRGRSVPEDLLPQDSIRAFQTLASHPGLHSASVPGILALDIHGADTSKILTGGADKNATVFNKDTEQVVAILKGHTKKVTRVIYHPEEDIVMTASPDTTIRVWNVATSQTTLLLKAHDAPVTGLSLHPTGDYLLSSSLDQHWAFSDIRTGRLLTKVAGQAGQPLTTAQFHPDGLIFGTGTADSQVKIWDLKEQSNVANFPGHSGPITAISFSENGYYLATAAEDSCVKLWDLRKLKNFKTLQLEESYEVKDICFDQSGTYLAVAGTDVRVYLCKQWQELKVLNDHTATATGVRFGKHAQYIASTSMDRTLKLYGLP from the exons ATGGCGCTCTCTTGTGCGA TCTCCAACGAAGTACCGGAACACCCTGTTTTATCTCCTGTCTCGGGTTCTATATTTGAAAAACGTCTCATTGAGAAGTATGTTACTGAAAATGGAGTGGATCCTATCACTGGCAAAGAGTTGACCATAGATCAATTAATTGATGTCAAAA CAACTCCCATTGTAAAACCTAAGCCACCCAGTGCCACATCAATACCTgctattttgaaaatattgcaGGACGAATGGGATGCTGTTATGCTACATTCGTTTACTCTTAGACAACAATTACAAACAGCTCGACAAGAGTTGTCTCATGCTTTATATCAACATGATGCGGCTTGTCGAGTAATTGCTAGATTAACGAAAGAAGTTACAGCAGCCCGAGAAGCTTTGGCTACTCTCAAACCACAAGCTGGAATTGTTCAAGCAACAGTTATTCCACAACCG GCTGTAGCTGTAGAAGCCGGTGGTACAGCTGCTCAGCCAATGGAACAAGCCGGTATTACTGATGATGTTATTCaaaaattacaagaaagaGCTACAGTTCTTACCCAGGAAAGGAAACGTCGGGGACGTTCGGTTCCGGAAGATCTACTGCCTCAAGATAGCATCAGAGCGTTCCAAACTCTTGCATCTCACCct GGTCTCCATTCGGCTAGTGTACCTGGAATTTTGGCATTGGACATTCATGGTGCAGATACAAGCAAAATTTTAACTGGTGGTGCTGATAAAAATGCAACTGTATTTAATAAGGATACAGAACAAGTTGTTGCTATTTTAAAAGGCCATACTAAGAAG gTAACTCGAGTAATTTATCATCCCGAAGAAGACATAGTGATGACTGCATCACCTGATACTACAATTAGAGTATGGAATGTTGCTACGAGTCAAACGACTTTGTTACTGAAGGCTCATGATGCTCCTGTAACTGGACTGTCATTGCATCCAACTGGAGATTATCTATTAAGTTCATCATTGGATCAACATTGGGCATTTTCTGATATTCGTACTGGAAGATTATTGACCAAG GTGGCTGGTCAAGCTGGTCAGCCATTAACGACAGCACAATTTCATCCCGATGGATTAATTTTCGGTACTGGTACAGCTGATTCCCAAGTGAAAATCTGGGATTTGAAGGAACAATCAAACGTGGCGAATTTCCCTGGTCATTCAGGTCCAATCACAGCTATTAGTTTCTCAGAAAATGGTTATTATTTGGCTACAGCTGCTGAGGATTCCTGTGTCAAACTCTGGGATCTgcgaaaattgaaaaatttcaaaacatTACAATTGGAGGAATCCTATGAAGTAAAGGACATATGTTTTGACCAAAGCGGTACCTATCTAGCTGTAGCTGGAACGGATGTTAG agtGTATTTGTGTAAACAATGGCAAGAGTTGAAAGTATTGAATGATCATACAGCAACAGCGACAGGTGTACGTTTTGGAAAACATGCACAGTACATAGCATCCACTAGTATGGACAGAACATTAAAACTTTATGGTCTCCCTTAA
- the LOC127068185 gene encoding ubiquitin-protein ligase E3B has product MFKAEESSRGSFLQQTKAAREERAHEKDREAAVTVIQAYVRGWLARIRFTKKILEEFDINFPDDCTKLDANIELQLALHIYRVTSRFLIIYKRERDQERIEKLCRYLVQTLQSESPKFSYVGVALNKDHYISWILQMKTILNHCLIGLDSLKPEISSDHTSILLRLYTLVSFTSPASWAILKVEGMEKLRTGMSQLCANIMGHLVNNGFYAIMQTLLVKGLGRAEVSSISVALSAAVTLTLRPLISSQMSDKLVSLFLINIFSVPALVYHLNMLCPECISSFIMHNLFARSLELLNSEQNLRIVFNALEGSYALCLLSNLIQLANIEREEVLRDSYFPSFTFVVTKMLEACQQYVVAKQSNITHWHPILGWFAQSVDTPLQEAIPYVTSQLACLWTGRIVLQLIGQPLTELVGKESPPQLEQQSTSISTNIFRRAFLEARTNRNNSNKNYRKLGSPECTKIALICSMYQTALHTLTQMKQDILTGLCYQDKILYHMWLFLGTLGPHCGLKAFLDHLAANTKCTAPEFQMLILFCDCMTHYVTILDDMEMYEQQDPFKLSDFITMSFFLNQFLYKAVLNNLFDVKTVSNNPLFTSLHTLLMAIYRRDCRRPFCPEGHWLAKLIRVSGFLADLEKRRGGAALLLSKMPHVIPHSERVVLFRKHVANEKAVMGLTESACNSPPTTLIVVHRTRIVEDGYRQLAMLPPQALKGVIRVRFVNEQGLAEAGIDQDGVFKEFLEETIKRVFDPSLNLFKATSENRLYPSPTSSMQDNHLQLFEFVGRMLGKAVYEGIVVDVPFASFFVSQFSGQAGGTLYNCLDELASLDRDLYRSLTLVKHYKGDVRQLELTFSLDEDVMGKLVTHELIPGGRAEAVTNQNKIRYIHRMAHFRMHTQIKEQTAAFIKGFCSIINPDWLSLFSTPELQRLISGDNVPLDLRDLRRHTQYYGGFHDSHRVVCWLWDILEKDFTEEERGLFLKFVTSCSKSPLLGFAHLEPKFSIRCVEVGDDEDTGDTIGSVIRGFFTIRKKDPQIRLPTSSTCFNLLKLPNYQKKSTLREKLRYAVTSNTGFELS; this is encoded by the exons ATGTTTAAAGCAGAAGAATCCTCACGAGGCAGCTTCCTTCAGCAAACAAAAGCcgcgagagaagaaagagctCATGAGAAAGATAGGGAAGCTGCTGTCACTGTTATTCAAGCGTATGTTAGAGGATGGTTGGCTCGTATCAGATTTACCAAAAAGATTCT AGAGGAATTCGATATCAATTTTCCTGATGATTGTACAAAGCTGGATGCAAACATAGAGTTGCAGCTTGCATTGCATATATACAGGGTTACTTCTagatttttgattatttataagagggaaagggatcaagaaagaatagaaaaattgtgTAG atacctTGTGCAAACTCTTCAATCAGAGTCTCCAAAGTTTTCATATGTAGGTGTGGCTCTTAACAAGGATCACTACATATCATGGATATTGcaaatgaaaacaattttaaatcaTTGTCTCATTGGCTTGGACAGCCTTAAACCTGAAATAAGTTCTGACCATACGTCCATCCTATTGAGATTATACACATTAGTTAGTTTTACGTCACCAGCATCATGGGCTATATTAAAGGTAGAGGGTATGGAAAAACTTAGAACTGGTATGAGCCAGTTATGTGCAAACATAATGGGGCACCTTGTCAATAATGGCTTTTATGCTATTATGCag ACATTATTAGTAAAAGGATTAGGTAGAGCAGAAGTTTCATCAATATCAGTTGCGCTCTCTGCAGCTGTGACGTTAACTTTAAGACCATTGATATCCTCTCAAATGTCAGATAAACTagtatcgttatttttaattaatatttttagtgTCCCTGCTTTGGTTTATCACTTGAACATGTTATGTCCAGAG TGCATTTCATCCTTTATTATGCACAATTTATTTGCAAGAAGTTTGGAATTATTAAATTCAGAACAAAATTTGAGGATAGTTTTTAATGCACTGGAGGGTAGTTATGCACTTtgtttattatcaaatttgaTACAGTTAGCCAAtattgaaagagaagaagtccTGAGGGACtcatattttccttctttcacg TTCGTTGTCACAAAAATGCTGGAAGCTTGTCAACAGTATGTAGTGGCCAAACAAAGTAACATAACTCATTGGCATCCAATTCTTGGTTGGTTTGCACAATCAGTGGATACTCCTTTACAAGAAGCTATTCCCTATGTTACATCACAATTAGCTTGCCTATGGACTGGTAGAATTGTTTTACAATTAATTG GTCAACCGTTAACCGAACTAGTTGGTAAGGAATCACCACCACAATTGGAACAACAAAGCACCTCTATAAGTACTAATATTTTTCGTCGAGCATTTTTGGAAGCACGcacaaatagaaataatagcaataaaaattatagaaagtTAGGAAGTCCTGAATGTACCAAGATTGCCCTTATCTGTTCCATGTACCAAACTGCTCTTCATACTCTCACTCAAATGAAGCAGGATATATTAACAG ggCTTTGTTATCAAGATAAAATCTTGTATCATATGTGGTTGTTTTTGGGAACATTAGGGCCACACTGTGGTTTGAAAGCGTTTTTAGATCATTTGGCAGCAAATACAAAATGTACAGCACCAGAATTtcaaatgttaatattattttgtgaTTGTATGACTCACTATGTCAC tatattagACGACATGGAGATGTACGAGCAGCAAGATCCCTTTAAATTATCGGACTTTATAACaatgtcattttttttaaatcaatttttgtaCAAAGCCGTTCTTAACAATCTATTCG ATGTGAAAACAGTGTCTAACAATCCGTTGTTTACATCACTACATACACTTTTAATGGCGATTTATCGTCGGGATTGTAGAAGGCCTTTTTGTCCGGAAGGACATTGGTTGGCGAAGttga TACGTGTATCTGGTTTCCTGGCTGAtttagagaagagaagaggtgGAGCAGCACTGTTGCTTTCAAAAATGCCGCATGTTATACCGCATTCTGAAAGGGTagtattatttcgaaaacatGTTGCCAATGAGAAAGCTGTTATGGGTTTAACGGAAAGTGCTTGTAACAGTCCACCGACTACGTTAATAGTTGTACACAG AACGCGTATAGTAGAGGATGGATATCGACAATTGGCCATGTTACCTCCTCAAGCATTGAAAGGTGTAATCAGAGTACGGTTCGTAAACGAACAGGGTTTAGCAGAAGCTGGAATAGATCAGGATGGtgtatttaaagaatttttggaAGAGACGATAAAAAGAGTTTTCGATCCGTCGTTGAATTTGTTCAAAGCTACAAGCGAAAATCGTCTTTATCCATCTCCAACGTCCTCGATGCAGGATAATCATTTACAATTATTCGAATTCGTTGGACGAATGTTAGGCAAGGCGGTTTACGAg GGAATCGTTGTAGATGTCCCATTTGcgtcattttttgtttctcaatTTTCTGGACAAGCAGGAGGAACCTTATATAATTGTTTGGACGAGCTTGCTTCGTTGGATCGAGATCTCTACCGTAGTCTAACTCTAGTGAAACATTACAAAGGCGATGTCAGACAATTAGAATTGACTTTTTCATTAGACGAGGATGTCATGGGAAAATTAGTAACGCATGAATTGATACCTGGTGGACGAGCCGAGGCTGTTactaatcaaaataaaattcgttatATACATCGAATGGCACATTTTAGAATGCACACCCAAATAAAGGAACAAACGGCAGCTTTTATCAAAGGATTTTGTTCTATAATCAATCCCGATTGGTTGTCATTATTTTCAACGCCAGAA TTGCAAAGATTAATATCGGGTGATAACGTTCCATTGGATCTACGCGATCTACGTAGGCACACGCAATACTACGGTGGTTTTCACGATAGTCATAGAGTAGTATGTTGGTTGTGGGACATTCTCGAGAAAGATTTTaccgaggaagaaagaggcTTGTTTTTAAAG TTCGTCACAAGCTGTTCGAAATCACCCTTGCTTGGATTCGCACATCTGGAACCAAAATTTTCCATACGTTGCGTTGAAGTCGGTGATGACGAGGATACAGGTGATACAATTG GCAGTGTGATACGTGGATTTTTTACGATACGTAAAAAGGATCCTCAAATTCGATTGCCTACCTCTTCGACGTGCTTCAACCTATTGAAGCTACCGAATTACCAGAAAAAAAGTACGCTTCGTGAGAAGTTACGTTATGCTGTAACCAGTAATACAGGCTTCGAGCTTTCTTAA